The genomic interval CTATACTCCGCTTACAGATGCTGAAATCGCTGCTTATAAAACCAAACCGGGAGTAGCGTATGATCCGGCTAATGCCGAAGGATTGATCGCATCACAGGCTTTCCTGAATTATTTCAAAACGCCAAATGAAGCATGGGCTATTCTGAAAAGATTAGGTATGCCTAATGCTACTACTCCATTGGCGCTTGAAGTAATGAAAGCAAACGGTGTAGTACAGGTTATTCCAAGAAGAGCTTCCCTGAACGTTGCTAACGAAACTAATGTGAACGCTGCCAACAACAAGGCTGCTTTAGATGAAATGGCCCAGAATCCGGATTTCGGTGAAGGCCCTTCTGATATCTTTGGCCGCGTATGGTGGGATAAGAAATAGAAGAGTGAAAATAAGAAGTGCCCCGTCATCTGACGGGGCACTTTCATGTAAATCATATATATTAGATTGATCGATATGTTGTTGAGGACTGAGTAGAGTAGAGTGTGTAAAAAAGTACATTTCTTTATACGATATTTTTATTTATTTGTATATCTTACAGTCGTAAGTATAGAGAAAAGAATCAACAGGCGGTTTACCATTTAATGTAGAGGTAAACAGGGAAGAAGAAGATAGCAGATTTTATCAACCGGATTGTTTTAGAAGTTATGAAGAACAAGGCAGACACACCACTGCCTTTATATCAACCAGGATCGGATTAAGTGTTATGATAAACTAATTTCGTTATGTCGAGACTATTTATTTGTGCCCTGCTGTCGGGGATATTGTCGGTACATACACTCAGCGCGCAATTGATTGCCAGCGCCAATGTGATGTCTGCCGGCCGTTTAAAAGATTATAATGGAAAAACATTTACTGTAAAGCCAGCAGGCAAACCAGTGGTATATATATTTCTTTCTCCTGAATGTCCTTTATGCAAGAACTACGCGCCCGTGTTGCAGAACCTGCAGAATAAGTATAAGGATGTACAGTTCTATGGCATCATCAGTGGCCAGACCTTCACAAAGAGTGAAGTAGCAGAATACGCGAAGGATTACAATATCACTTTCCCTATATTGATGGATACCGATAAGAGAGTGGCTAATTATCTCAATGCTACTGTTACGCCGGAAGCCCTGCTCATCGGCAATAATGGAAAGGAATATTACAGAGGCCTGATCGATGACTGGGTAACGGGACTGGGCACTAAAAGAGTAAGGGCTACGAGAAAGTACCTGGAGCAGGCGATCAGCAACTTGTTAGTAGGAAATGAACTGGTATCGCAAACAACGCCAATTGGTTGTCTGATCAGTAATTATTGAGTTTTATATTAAGCGGCGCATATGCGATACAGCATTGCAGTATCAATTGTAATCTTTTTTGTCTTCAATATATCACGTGTAACAGCACAGCGTATTACATGGAGTGAACATATTGCTCCGCTGATACACCGTAACTGTACACCCTGCCACCAGAATGGAGATGCTGCGCCTTTCCCGTTAGTGACATACGATGATGTTGCAAAAAGAGCTGCCTTTGTAAAGAAGGTAACACAGAGTAAGTACATGCCGCCATGGAAACCCGATCCGCACTATTCTACTTTTGCAAATGAGAGAAAGCTGACTGATGAGGAGATAGCCATGATTGCAGAATGGGCTGATAATAATATGCCAAAAGGGAAGAAGACTGCGGTAAAAGATGAAGAGATCGTTGTGGCTGGTACACATGGCAGCCGTAAGCCAGACCTGGTGCTGAAAATGAATAAACCCTTTCATGTGAAGGGAGATAACCTGGAAAGATTTATTGTATACAAAATACCATTTGAACTGCCTGACTCTGCCAATGTGGAAGCAGTCCGGTTCACGACAACAAATCATAAGATCATCCACCACGCGAATTATGAAGTTGATGCAGTACCCGATCTGGATATTTACAATACGGACGACTACATCAATCTGACTGAAGACAATCGCTTCAAGTATGATCAGTATGTTCCTTTCAGAAAACACATGATCTACTACGGCGGATGGATACCAGGTTCTTTTGGAGAATCTTATCCTGAAAATATTGGTTGGATAATGCCGAAGAGAGGAGTGATATTGCTGACCATGCACTATGCACCGGTAGCAAAGGAAGAGGATAATGTGAGCGGCGTGGAATTTTATTTTACGAAAACACCTGTAAAACGTCATATAAGGGCGATAAGCCTGGGCTCTGGCGGCGTCGGTGAAAAAGAGATTGACCCTTTCTTTTACATCCCGGCCAACGCTGTTAAGACCTTCAAAGTAAAAGTGACCACCCCGGAAGATCAATCCCTGTTGTATGTGTGGCCACACATGCACTATGTGGGCAAGATCTTTAAGGCCTACGGTGTAACTCCGGAGAAAGACACAATCAAACTGGTACACATCCCTGACTGGAACTTCAACTGGCAGGAGATATACTGGTTCCCAACATTGAAAAAAATCCCTAAAGGTACTATCCTCACCATAGAGGGTACTTATGACAACACCGCTAATAACCCGAATAACCCATCTAACCCACCGCAATTAGTTTACTCTAATGGAGACATGAAGTCCACTGATGAAATGTTAACATTGGTTATGGTTTATTTACCTTATGAGAAAGACGATGAAAGCGTCATTCTGAAGAAAAATGAAAGGTTTTGAAAGAGGATACATGATATTATTTTGTTAATTAAACATGTAATCTTCTCATTTTTAATGCATTGTTAACAAAAAGGCAAAAAACTGTTAAATGTTTTTTGTTCTTCATTTTATTTTTTATAGTTTGGCATCCATTAACAAAAAGTAAGATTTTGTTTAATGTGTGAATTTGAGATTGTGTAATTTATTGGGACATGCATTGAGTAAACAAGAGTAACTATTAATAAAAACTTGTGCGGACTGGATGACGCCTATGCCTTAAGTGTTTTTTATGAGGAAAAACGGAAATCGAGAAAGACGATTCGAACGGGCTATGCTTAGCGGTATACTATAACCTGCTTTTACATCTATGTTAAAATCTTTAGGTTCCCCTTTTGTTGCCGGTCAGGCGACCCGGGATATCTATGTTCAACTTTGAGACTAAACAACAAATAATAATTAAATCCAAAAGAAAGCTATGCGAAGATCTCTCCTTGTGTGTACATTGCTTTTCTTATGCTGCTGCTTTACTGCTTTAGCACAGAATAAGATAGCAGTTACGGGAACTATCAAAGACGTAAAGGGGACACCACTTCCAGGTGTTACCATCAAAGAAAAGGGTGCTTCCAACGGCGCCATGTCAAACCCGGACGGAAGTTTCAAGCTGTCGGTGCCAGCAGAAGCTACATTGGTGATTTCATATGTTGGATTTGTTACTCAGGAAGTACCTGTAGCAGGTAAAACTTCTTTCGATTTGACTCTTCAGGAAGACAACAAAAACCTGAACGAAGTAGTGGTAACTGCGATGGGTATCAAGAGAGAAACCCGTGCATTAGGTTATGCAGTGAGCACTGTTAGCGCGAAAGAGTTAACACAGACTGCGAGCCCTACCATTGGTTCTGCACTGTATGGTAAAGCTGCCGGTGTGAAGATCATCACTGCTCCAGGCGGCGCTTCCAGCGCTGTTACCATTCAGGTAAGGGGTGTGTCTTCTATCGGTCAGAACACACAGCCGCTGTACGTAATCGACGGTGTGCCTGTTAGAAACTTTAGTAACCCTACTACTAACTCCTTCGGTACTACCGGTGGAAGAATTGATGGTAACGGTGCTGCTGATATCAACCCACAGGACATCGAAACCCTGACCATCCTGAAAGGTGCAAGTGCAACTGCGCTGTATGGTTCTGAAGCAACCAACGGTGTTGTTGTGATCACTACCAAGAAAGGTGCTAAAGGCAGAGGCATGGGTGTAGAATTCAACTATTCTTACAACCAGGAAAAAATAGCTAATTCTCCGGATTATCAGAATGTGTATGGTCCAGGTTACAATCCTGCACTAAACTTGTCTGCTACTGCAAACTTTGGTAAAAGCTACGAAGGCTGGTTCACCGAAGCTGATGGTTCTGTTCACCCTTACTACAGGGCATATGGCCAGTTTGGTGCTAAATTTGACGGCCGTGAGGTAACTTACTGGGATGGCTCCAAAAGAAAATATGTGGCTAATCCTGATAACTACAAAGATTTCTATCAGACTGGTTACAATTCTGTTGCAAACGTAGCGATCTCTAATGCTAACGATAAAGGTAGCTACCGTTTCTCCTATACACGTACAGACTACAAGAGCATCATGCCAGGAAGTAATCTGTATAAAAACAACTTTAGCTTCAACGGTACCCTGAAGTTGAATGAGAAAGTAAGTGTAGATCTGATCTCTACTTACAACAACTACATGAACCATAATCGTCCGAATGCTACCAGCAATATCTTCAACTCTTATGGTGGTTTCTTCAGCCGTTTTGATGATATGAGCGTTTATAAAAACAAGTATCAGACAAGAAATGGTTACAAATATGTACTGTATAACAACACCAGCTATGATCAGCAGGATAAAATCCGGTACAATATCAGAGCTTCTCAGTTGATGGACTACCTGTGGGATAACCTGCGTAACAGCTACGATGAAACTCAGAACCGTTTCATCAACAGCGCTACCCTGAATATTTCAGTGCTGGATAACCTGAAAGTAAGAGGTAGAGTAGGTGGTGACTTCACCAACCTGGCTGCATCTGACATGAGGTACAATGAAAAGCCAGCTACATTGGGTTATACAGGCCTTTATGCAACTGAAGCGAGGAACAACAATGTGTTCTATGGAGATGCGATGGCAATTTATAATCCAAAGCTGACCAAAGACCTTGATATGACTGTTACTGGTGGTTTCACTGCACGTAAAACTACCTATAAATATAACAGAGTGGCTACTGATGGTGGTCTGGTAACTGAAAACTGGTTCAATATCGGTAACTCGGCACAGCAGATCAAAGGTCAGTCTGAGCGTGCAACACAATACGATGTTGCAGGTTTCGGTATCCTGAACTTTGCTTATAAGGGCTTCCTATATGTAGAAGGTACCGGCCGTTATGAGTCTACCTCTACACTGCCTGTTGCTGTAAACAGCTACTTCTATCCATCTTTCAACGCCGGTTTCGTACTGTCTGACGTAGTGAAAATGCCAAAAGCTATTAACTATGCTAAAGTGAGAGGTTCTTACGGTTTCGTAGGTAACCACCCTAATCTGTATCAGTCCAACGTACTGTATAATCAGGTGGGTGTTACGTACAACCAGGGCAATCTCCTGTACCAACAGCCTAACGGTACCCAGTTTGGTAACGGTAAGCTGAAATCAGAGAAGAAGAGAGAAGCTGAAATCGGTTTGGATTTACGATTAATAGACAACAAGGTTAGCGTAGACTTCAGCTACTATAACAATAAAGTGAGCGATCAGATCCTCTACAGATCTATAGCAGGTTCAAATGGTGCTACCTCTATGCTGGTGAACGCTGGTGACATGTCTAACTACGGTTATGAAGCTGCTATCAGCGCTACTCCGATCGATCACAAAGACTTCCGCTGGAACACTCGTTTCAACTTCGCAGTTAACAGGAACAGACTGGATAAACTGGCTGATGGTCAGACTAGCCTTATCAGCAGAAGCCTGGATGGTGGTTATGTAGTCATCCGTTCCGAAGTAGGTGATGCACTGGGTAACATCTATGTACACCCTAATACTACAGATGGTAAAGGTAACAAGGTAGTAGGTGAAGACGGTCTGTATACAGTTGATAAAGGTTCATACATAAAAGTTGGTAACCTGATGCCTAAAATTGTAGGTGGTTTCTCCAACACTGTTACTTACAAGAACTTTGCATTGGACTTCACACTGGATTACCGTTTCGGTGGCAAATTGATCTCTACTCCTACATATTACCAGATCGGCGCAGGTATGTTTAATTCTACCCTGCAGTACAGAGATGCCGCTCATGGCGGTATCGCTTACCATGTAGTGGGTGATGAAGCATCTCAGGATGTTACGAAATATACCTATGTAGCAGATCCTAATGGCACACGTCATGATGGTCTGATCCTGCCTGGCGTAAAAGCTGACGGTAGTAAAAATGACAGGGTTATCTCTGCTGCTGACTACTACATGAACAACTATAACTGGGAAACTGAAGGAGACTACTCCGCTGCTGTGTTAAAAAACAGTTATATCAAAGTACGTGAAATTGCATTGACTTATTCACTGCCATCAGCATTTGCTAACAAGCTGCATTTCCAGGGCCTGCAATTTTCTCTCATAGGACGTAACCTGTTCTATGTTTACAAATCTCTGCCTTATGGTGTAGATCCTGAAGTTGCTGTTGGTTCTTCCTGGCTGGATCAGGGTATCGATGGTGGTACCGCAGGTCCTACAAGAAGCTTGGGTGCGAGCCTGCGTGCACGTTTCTAATATGATGTAATTGTAAAAAACGGATAAATAGAAATTAAATGAAAAGAATCTTCTTAAATATAACCCTTCTCTGTACGCTGGCAGGCATGTTCAGTTCCTGTTCCAAAAAGATAGAGGAGTCTTACCAGAACCCTGAGAAAATCTCTGATGGTTCCTTAAGTAAACTCTTAACAGGTATGTATCTGAACAAGAGGATACATCCTTCCTACTGGGATTACTACACCTTCATTATGCCAACGCTGTCTCTGTATACGCAGACTGTAGCAACTGGCCCTGGTAACCAGATGTACGTTGCAAATCCTGATTACGGTGAAAACCGTTGGGTGGATTTCTATGCAGGTTTTAAAGGTGATGATAACGATCTTAACTATAACGGTCCCGGTATACTCAGCAACTACCGCGAAATGCAGCTGACACTCGGTAAGATGTCAGCAGACCAGCAGCAGAAAAACCTGGTTTATCTGAAATGTGCTGAAGTATTGGTATATGACCAGGCTGCACAGATGATCGATCTCTGGGGAGATATTCCTTTCTCTCAGGCTGGTGGATTGAATACTCCTGACCGTTTCATCAAGGACCCTGCGTACGATGATGCTAAAACACTGTATTCTACTATCATCGCTAATCTGAAAGCGCTGAACACTTACTTCGATACAGTGACTGTAGCAAGTGAGGTTAAATCTGAACTTACCGGTTCTGATATCCTGTTAAAAGGAGACCTGGTTGCATGGCAGCGTTATGCAAACTCTCTGCGCCTGCGCTTGTTAATGCGTACGTCCAATGTAGATGAGACAACTGCAAAAACAGAAGTAACTGCAATGCTGAGCGATGCGAATGCTTATCCGTTAGTTGCAAATAATGCACAGAACGTGTTGTTCAGAGAAAGTCCTACTGCTGTAAGAAGTGACCTGGCCGATGTATTCCGTGACTATTCTTTCGCACCTGAATATCTGCTGAACACTGTAATGGTGGATAACGCAGACCCACGTGTAGAAGTATTATGGGATGCTGATGATGAAAATGGTTTCAAAGGCTTCCCTTACAACGGTAGCGTTGGTGATATTGAAGATGCCAGACGTTTATATGCAGTATACGATACAGCTACTTTCATGTACAATGACAACATCCCTGGTGTGATCATTACAGCTTCAGAAGTTAGCTTCCTGAAAGCAGAAGCAAATGAAAGATGGGGCTTGGGTGATGCTGCTGCTGAATATACCAACGGTATCAAACAATCTATCGAATTCTACTACGGTATCAACCAGTCAGCTATCAAGAAACAGGGTGTTACATTCACCCGTGCGGCCCTCACATCTCCAACCGCCACTGCTATAGATGCTTACCTGGCTAAACCAGCTATCGCTTATGCCGGTACGCAGACTGAAAAACTGCAGAAGATATGGCTTCAGAAATGGGAACACTTCTTCGTATTGCAGACTAACCAGTCATGGGCTGAAATCAGAAGGACAGATTACCCGGCGCTGCAGTTTGCAACCGTAAGCAACGCTACCGCTCCAAAACCTCCTGTACGTCTGTTGTACCCTAGCACTGAAAAACTGTACAACGCTGAAAACTACAGCAAAGTGGCTGCTAAGGATACCCGCGACACTAAGATTTTCTGGGATGTTAAATAATCCTGGTTAAAATATCCTCAGATAAGGGCTGGCCATGTGCCGGCCCTTATTTTTTTAACTATTCCATTTCCCAATGATCACAATCAGGGTGAATTTTTATATTATATGGAATCAGTTTTTTATTTTGTGAAAAAAATGAACTATTTATCAGCCACAGTCTATAGATGATCGTCTTTACAGATGACCTCGTACAGTCAGGTCCTATAATTTAATTGCTATACCAGTTGTTTAAGGTGAGAATATTGTTCCTTGCCAGGTTTACATCAAAGCGTTACCTACTCTGGTTATAGCCCACATTTCTTTACTGATCTTTTTACCATCAGAGAATGTTCTCAAAAGGTTTTATATCGCTTTGCTGCTATCTGGTGCTTCCTTTATTTATATGCAACGTTTCTGCTCAGCAGATCACCTGGTCGCAACATATTGCCCCCATCATTCACCGCAATTGCACTCCCTGTCACCGGCAGGGTGAAGCGGCGCCGTTTTCTCTCCTCACTTACGAGGAGGTTGCCAAAAGAGCGTCCTTTATAAAACGGGTGACAGAAAACCATTATATGCCGCCCTGGAAGCCAGATCCTCATTATGTAGGTTTTGCCAATGAAAGAAAACTGTCAGACGAAGAGATCAGGCTGATCGGAGAATGGGCGGAGCACGGTATGCCCAGGGGAGAAAGCACGGAAAAAGCAGCGCCGGCTTTTGTAAGTGGCACCCTATTCAACCGCGAGCCCGACCTTGTGCTCAGAATGAAATCGTCCTATGTACTGAAAGGAGATAACGTTGAACGTTTCATCGTTTATAAATTACCTTTTGAACTGCCGGATTCCGTTGCTGTAGAAGCCATAGAATTTACTTCGAACAACAAGAAGGTGATCCATCACGCCAACTATGAAATAGATGATGTGCCGGATGCTGACTTGTACAATACGGCAGACTATGTCGATAATACGGAGTCGCATCTTGATTACTACCAGCAATATGTCAGCTACCGAAAAATGATGAAGTATTTCGGTGGATGGATACCTGGCAGCAGCTATGAGTCTTATCCTGAGGATATGGGTTGGGTCATGCCTAAACGGGGCGTGGTGTTGCTGACAGTACACTATGCACCTGTGGGGAAAGATGAAGAGGTGATCAGCGGCGTACAGTTCTTCTTCAAAAAGAAGCCGGTAAAGCGTTTCATAAAAGCGACAACATATGGCTCGGGTGGAGTAGGGGAGAAGGATATCGAGCCTTTCTTTTATATTCCTGCCAATGTGGAGAAGAGCTTTAAACTGAATGTGAAGATCCCCGAAACACAGTCGCTTATGTATGTATGGCCGCATATGCACCTGCTGGGTAAGACATTCAAAGCATATGCCGTAACGCCGGAAAAAGATACGATACGATTAGTCTCTATTCCACAGTGGGATTTCAACTGGCAAGAGGTGTACTGGTTCCCGAAACTGATAAAGATCCCGAAAGGTACTGTGCTTACTATCGAAGGTACATATGATAATACTGTGAATAACGCATCCAATCCGTCTTTCCCGCCTCAGCTGGTATATGGTGCAATGCGAACGAAAGATGAAATGATGACGATGATCATGATGACAATCCCTTATGAGAAAGGGGATGAGGAAACGGAAATAAAACGTAAATAATAAAAGAGGGCTCGTGTTAAACGAGCCCTCTTTTATTATATCAGATTCTTAATCTCATTCAGCTTCAGCAAGGCCTCCACGGGTGTCAGTCTGTTAATATCCACATCTCCCAGCATGTCCCTGATCTGTTTAAAGGTATCGCTATGCGCGTCGAAGATGCTGAGTTGTACCTTGGGCGGTGGTGTGGCAATATCCTTCATATGTTTCTCCAGCGGCGCATCGATGTGCTTCTCTTCCAGGTGCGCCAGCACTTCATTGGCGCGCTGTATCAGTTGTGGCGGCATACCAGCCATACGGGCCACATGAATACCGAAACTATGACGGCTGCCGCCTGGCGCCAGTTTACGGAGGAAGATCACTTTGTTGCCGGATTCCTTATTGGTAATATGGAAGTTCTTGATACGGCTATGCTTGTTCTCCAGCTCATTCAGTTCATGATAGTGCGTGGCGAAAAGCGTTTTAGGCTTGTGCGATGTCATATCATGGAGGTATTCCACAATACTCCAGGCAATAGAGATACCATCATAAGTGCTGGTACCACGGCCTATTTCATCGAGTATCACAAGACTGCGTGATGTGATATTGTTGATAATACTGGCAGTTTCATTCATTTCAACCATGAAGGTGGATTCGCCGCCACTCAGGTTATCAGAAGCACCGACGCGGGTAAATATCTTATCTGTCAATCCTATTTCAGCTGCTGCCGCAGGCACAAAGCTGCCCATGTGGGCCATCAGTGTGATCAGCGCTGTCTGACGCAGGAGGGCTGATTTACCGCTCATGTTAGGACCTGTCAGGATAATGATCTGTTGCTGATCTTTATCCAGCAATATATCGTTCGCCACATAACTTTCACCCGGCGGTAAACCGCGTTCGATAACTGGATGTCTGCCTTCGCGGATGTCGAGGTGATAACCGTCCGTAACATTAGGGCGACGGTATTTATAGTGGATGGCGTTGTGCGCAAAACTCAGCAGGCAGTCTATACGTGCCAGCAGCTGCGCATTCTGCTGGATGGCCTGGATATAAGGTTGCAGGGCCAGCAGCAGATCGTCGAACAGTTGTGCTTCCAGGGCCAGGATCTTTTCTTCAGCACCTACTATCTTTTCTTCATATTCTTTCAGCTCCGGAGTGATATAGCGTTCTGCATTGGCCAGCGTCTGTTTGCGGATCCAGGTGTCCGGCACTTTGTTCTTATGGGCGTTTGTTACTTCCAGGTAGTAACCGAATACGTTATTGAAAGCTACTTTCAGGCTTGGAATGCCGGTAGCGTCAGATTCTGTTTGCTGGATGCGCAGCAGGTATTCCTTTCCGGAATGGGCAATGGTACGGAGGTTATCCAGTTCCGGATGTACGCCGTTCTGTATCACGCTGCCTTTGCTGACAAGTACGGGTGGCGTTTCCATTATCTGTTCCAGTATGCGGCAGAGGATGCCCGGGCAGTGGTCCAGTTTTTCACTGAGCTGTGTTAAGTAAGGATGCCCTGATTGCGCCAATAGCTGCTTAACACCTTCTACTTGTTGCAGTGCTTTGGCCAGGGACATGACCTCCCGTGGGTTGATCTTCCGCAGCGGTATTTTGGATACAAGACGTTCCAGATCGCCGGTCTGCCTGAGATGCGCCAGCAGATCGCGGGAGAGGTCTGCCTGTTTAATAAAGAACTCGGTAACATCGAGTCGCTCGTTGATCTGGTTGATGTCCCGCAGGGGGAGTATCAGCCAGCGTTTCAGCAGCCTGGCGCCCATAGGGGTCACGGTGCTGTCGAGGGTAGCCAGCAGCGTATTCCCGTTTTCAACACTACTGCCTAACAATTCCAGGTTACGGATCGTGAAACGGTCCATCCAGAGGAAGTCGTCCTGTTCTATCCGTTGAATACCGGTGATGTGCTGCAGGTGCGGATGTTCGGTGTCGCGCAGGTAATGCAGGGCGGCGCCGGCCGCAATGATGGCTTCGGAAAGGCTTTCCACACCAAAACCTTTGAGGCTGTGTGTTTCAAACTGTTTAAGCAGGATCTCATGGGCATAGTTAGCCGTGAAGATCCACTCTTCCATTGTATATGTATAGAATTTAGAGCCGAATTGCTCCTTGAAATGTTTCTGCTGCTGACGGGCAAAGATGACTTCTGCGGGTTTGAAGCTCTGGAGGAGTTTATCCACATATTCCAGGCTGCCCTGGGCAACGAAGAACTCTCCGGTGGAAATATCCAGGAAGGATACTCCCGTCTGGTCTTTACCGAAATGCACTGCCGCCAGGAAGTTATTGCTGGCATTTTCGAGGATCTTGTCGTTGACGGCCACACCGGGAGTCACCATTTCGGTCACCCCGCGTTTAACAATACCTTTTGCCGCTTTGGGATCTTCCAGCTGATCGCATACCGCTACACGGTAGCCTGCTTTTACCAGCTTGTGGAGATAGGTATCCAGGGAATGATGTGGAAAACCTGCCAGGTCCTGCTGAGATGCCGAACCATTTGCCCTTTTGGTGAGCACGA from Chitinophaga filiformis carries:
- a CDS encoding redoxin domain-containing protein, whose amino-acid sequence is MSRLFICALLSGILSVHTLSAQLIASANVMSAGRLKDYNGKTFTVKPAGKPVVYIFLSPECPLCKNYAPVLQNLQNKYKDVQFYGIISGQTFTKSEVAEYAKDYNITFPILMDTDKRVANYLNATVTPEALLIGNNGKEYYRGLIDDWVTGLGTKRVRATRKYLEQAISNLLVGNELVSQTTPIGCLISNY
- a CDS encoding c-type cytochrome → MRYSIAVSIVIFFVFNISRVTAQRITWSEHIAPLIHRNCTPCHQNGDAAPFPLVTYDDVAKRAAFVKKVTQSKYMPPWKPDPHYSTFANERKLTDEEIAMIAEWADNNMPKGKKTAVKDEEIVVAGTHGSRKPDLVLKMNKPFHVKGDNLERFIVYKIPFELPDSANVEAVRFTTTNHKIIHHANYEVDAVPDLDIYNTDDYINLTEDNRFKYDQYVPFRKHMIYYGGWIPGSFGESYPENIGWIMPKRGVILLTMHYAPVAKEEDNVSGVEFYFTKTPVKRHIRAISLGSGGVGEKEIDPFFYIPANAVKTFKVKVTTPEDQSLLYVWPHMHYVGKIFKAYGVTPEKDTIKLVHIPDWNFNWQEIYWFPTLKKIPKGTILTIEGTYDNTANNPNNPSNPPQLVYSNGDMKSTDEMLTLVMVYLPYEKDDESVILKKNERF
- a CDS encoding SusC/RagA family TonB-linked outer membrane protein, encoding MRRSLLVCTLLFLCCCFTALAQNKIAVTGTIKDVKGTPLPGVTIKEKGASNGAMSNPDGSFKLSVPAEATLVISYVGFVTQEVPVAGKTSFDLTLQEDNKNLNEVVVTAMGIKRETRALGYAVSTVSAKELTQTASPTIGSALYGKAAGVKIITAPGGASSAVTIQVRGVSSIGQNTQPLYVIDGVPVRNFSNPTTNSFGTTGGRIDGNGAADINPQDIETLTILKGASATALYGSEATNGVVVITTKKGAKGRGMGVEFNYSYNQEKIANSPDYQNVYGPGYNPALNLSATANFGKSYEGWFTEADGSVHPYYRAYGQFGAKFDGREVTYWDGSKRKYVANPDNYKDFYQTGYNSVANVAISNANDKGSYRFSYTRTDYKSIMPGSNLYKNNFSFNGTLKLNEKVSVDLISTYNNYMNHNRPNATSNIFNSYGGFFSRFDDMSVYKNKYQTRNGYKYVLYNNTSYDQQDKIRYNIRASQLMDYLWDNLRNSYDETQNRFINSATLNISVLDNLKVRGRVGGDFTNLAASDMRYNEKPATLGYTGLYATEARNNNVFYGDAMAIYNPKLTKDLDMTVTGGFTARKTTYKYNRVATDGGLVTENWFNIGNSAQQIKGQSERATQYDVAGFGILNFAYKGFLYVEGTGRYESTSTLPVAVNSYFYPSFNAGFVLSDVVKMPKAINYAKVRGSYGFVGNHPNLYQSNVLYNQVGVTYNQGNLLYQQPNGTQFGNGKLKSEKKREAEIGLDLRLIDNKVSVDFSYYNNKVSDQILYRSIAGSNGATSMLVNAGDMSNYGYEAAISATPIDHKDFRWNTRFNFAVNRNRLDKLADGQTSLISRSLDGGYVVIRSEVGDALGNIYVHPNTTDGKGNKVVGEDGLYTVDKGSYIKVGNLMPKIVGGFSNTVTYKNFALDFTLDYRFGGKLISTPTYYQIGAGMFNSTLQYRDAAHGGIAYHVVGDEASQDVTKYTYVADPNGTRHDGLILPGVKADGSKNDRVISAADYYMNNYNWETEGDYSAAVLKNSYIKVREIALTYSLPSAFANKLHFQGLQFSLIGRNLFYVYKSLPYGVDPEVAVGSSWLDQGIDGGTAGPTRSLGASLRARF
- a CDS encoding SusD/RagB family nutrient-binding outer membrane lipoprotein, producing the protein MKRIFLNITLLCTLAGMFSSCSKKIEESYQNPEKISDGSLSKLLTGMYLNKRIHPSYWDYYTFIMPTLSLYTQTVATGPGNQMYVANPDYGENRWVDFYAGFKGDDNDLNYNGPGILSNYREMQLTLGKMSADQQQKNLVYLKCAEVLVYDQAAQMIDLWGDIPFSQAGGLNTPDRFIKDPAYDDAKTLYSTIIANLKALNTYFDTVTVASEVKSELTGSDILLKGDLVAWQRYANSLRLRLLMRTSNVDETTAKTEVTAMLSDANAYPLVANNAQNVLFRESPTAVRSDLADVFRDYSFAPEYLLNTVMVDNADPRVEVLWDADDENGFKGFPYNGSVGDIEDARRLYAVYDTATFMYNDNIPGVIITASEVSFLKAEANERWGLGDAAAEYTNGIKQSIEFYYGINQSAIKKQGVTFTRAALTSPTATAIDAYLAKPAIAYAGTQTEKLQKIWLQKWEHFFVLQTNQSWAEIRRTDYPALQFATVSNATAPKPPVRLLYPSTEKLYNAENYSKVAAKDTRDTKIFWDVK
- a CDS encoding cytochrome c gives rise to the protein MFSKGFISLCCYLVLPLFICNVSAQQITWSQHIAPIIHRNCTPCHRQGEAAPFSLLTYEEVAKRASFIKRVTENHYMPPWKPDPHYVGFANERKLSDEEIRLIGEWAEHGMPRGESTEKAAPAFVSGTLFNREPDLVLRMKSSYVLKGDNVERFIVYKLPFELPDSVAVEAIEFTSNNKKVIHHANYEIDDVPDADLYNTADYVDNTESHLDYYQQYVSYRKMMKYFGGWIPGSSYESYPEDMGWVMPKRGVVLLTVHYAPVGKDEEVISGVQFFFKKKPVKRFIKATTYGSGGVGEKDIEPFFYIPANVEKSFKLNVKIPETQSLMYVWPHMHLLGKTFKAYAVTPEKDTIRLVSIPQWDFNWQEVYWFPKLIKIPKGTVLTIEGTYDNTVNNASNPSFPPQLVYGAMRTKDEMMTMIMMTIPYEKGDEETEIKRK
- the mutS gene encoding DNA mismatch repair protein MutS — encoded protein: MQQHKAIKARYPDAVLLFRVGDFYETFNEDAIIASKVLGIVLTKRANGSASQQDLAGFPHHSLDTYLHKLVKAGYRVAVCDQLEDPKAAKGIVKRGVTEMVTPGVAVNDKILENASNNFLAAVHFGKDQTGVSFLDISTGEFFVAQGSLEYVDKLLQSFKPAEVIFARQQQKHFKEQFGSKFYTYTMEEWIFTANYAHEILLKQFETHSLKGFGVESLSEAIIAAGAALHYLRDTEHPHLQHITGIQRIEQDDFLWMDRFTIRNLELLGSSVENGNTLLATLDSTVTPMGARLLKRWLILPLRDINQINERLDVTEFFIKQADLSRDLLAHLRQTGDLERLVSKIPLRKINPREVMSLAKALQQVEGVKQLLAQSGHPYLTQLSEKLDHCPGILCRILEQIMETPPVLVSKGSVIQNGVHPELDNLRTIAHSGKEYLLRIQQTESDATGIPSLKVAFNNVFGYYLEVTNAHKNKVPDTWIRKQTLANAERYITPELKEYEEKIVGAEEKILALEAQLFDDLLLALQPYIQAIQQNAQLLARIDCLLSFAHNAIHYKYRRPNVTDGYHLDIREGRHPVIERGLPPGESYVANDILLDKDQQQIIILTGPNMSGKSALLRQTALITLMAHMGSFVPAAAAEIGLTDKIFTRVGASDNLSGGESTFMVEMNETASIINNITSRSLVILDEIGRGTSTYDGISIAWSIVEYLHDMTSHKPKTLFATHYHELNELENKHSRIKNFHITNKESGNKVIFLRKLAPGGSRHSFGIHVARMAGMPPQLIQRANEVLAHLEEKHIDAPLEKHMKDIATPPPKVQLSIFDAHSDTFKQIRDMLGDVDINRLTPVEALLKLNEIKNLI